In Rutidosis leptorrhynchoides isolate AG116_Rl617_1_P2 chromosome 2, CSIRO_AGI_Rlap_v1, whole genome shotgun sequence, one genomic interval encodes:
- the LOC139894645 gene encoding cytochrome P450 CYP72A219-like, translating to MEFSTTICTIGVTTILVIYTWRILNFLWFNPKKTQKFLQEQGLKGTSYKFLFGDFKELSEMMKEAKSKPMSLCHDIAPRVSPFYHKIFSLYGKNCFTWMGARPVVHVSEPNIIREVLNNYQQFQKPRGGNPLVKLLAKGVIDEEGDQWVKHRKIINPAFHVEKLKHMVPAFYVSCSEMIENWEKSVATERSCEVDVWPHLQKFSADVISRTAFGSSFEEGRNIFELQREQGELVMKVANSVYIPGSRFLPTKDNKRMKEIELEVKKLITNIINKRFAEMKAGESSKDDLLGILLDSNYKEIKESGNKRFGLSIDEVIEECKLFYFAGQETTGNMLVWTMILLGLHTEWQTHAREEVLRVFADKKPDIDGLSHLKVINMIFHEVLRLYPPAVILRRLVHQETKLGNLTLPAGTLIQMNVMILHHDKEAWGEDVNEFKPERFSEGVLKATKGATYLPFSAGPRICIGQNFAMLEAKMALAMILQRFSFELSPSYSHAPRAILTLQPQFGAHLILHKL from the exons ATGGAGTTTAGTACAACCATCTGTACTATAGGAGTAACAACAATCTTAGTGATATATACATGGAGAATTTTGAATTTCTTATGGTTCAACCCCAAAAAAACTCAAAAGTTTCTACAAGAACAGGGTCTTAAAGGTACCTCTTATAAATTTCTGTTCGGAGATTTTAAAGAGCTGTCGGAGATGATGAAGGAAGCCAAATCTAAGCCCATGAGTTTGTGTCATGATATTGCTCCTCGTGTCTCGCCCTTCTACCATAAAATTTTTAGTCTTTATG GTAAGAATTGTTTTACATGGATGGGAGCAAGGCCCGTGGTACACGTATCCGAACCAAATATCATACGTGAAGTGCTTAATAATTATCAGCAATTTCAAAAGCCTAGGGGTGGTAATCCATTGGTAAAGTTGCTAGCTAAAGGAGTAATCGACGAGGAGGGTGATCAATGGGTTAAACACAGAAAAATTATCAATCCCGCATTTCATGTGGAGAAACTCAAG CATATGGTGCCCGCATTTTATGTGAGTTGCAGCGAGATGATTGAGAACTGGGAGAAATCGGTGGCCACTGAACGTTCTTGTGAAGTGGATGTGTGGCCTCATCTTCAGAAATTTTCAGCTGATGTAATTTCACGTACAGCGTTTGGTAGTAGCTTTGAGGAAGGAAGAAATATATTTGAACTTCAAAGAGAACAAGGAGAGCTAGTTATGAAGGTTGCAAATTCTGTATACATTCCTGGATCAAG ATTTTTGCCCACAAAAGACAACAAGAGGATGAAAGAGATTGAACTAGAAGTGAAGAAATTGATAACGAACATTATCAATAAACGATTTGCTGAGATGAAAGCCGGAGAAAGTAGCAAGGATGACCTCTTGGGCATACTTTTGGATTCTAACTACAAAGAAATCAAGGAAAGTGGAAATAAGAGATTCGGATTAAGTATTGATGAAGTTATTGAAGAATGCAAGCTATTCTATTTTGCAGGACAAGAAACCACCGGAAATATGCTTGTTTGGACTATGATTTTACTTGGTCTGCACACTGAATGGCAAACACATGCTAGAGAAGAAGTTTTACGTGTCTTCGCTGATAAGAAACCAGATATAGATGGCTTAAGTCATCTAAAAGTA ATCAACATGATATTTCATGAGGTTCTTAGACTATATCCTCCTGCAGTAATACTAAGACGACTGGTACACCAAGAAACAAAATTAGGTAACTTAACCTTGCCGGCAGGTACTCTCATACAAATGAATGTGATGATCTTACACCATGACAAAGAAGCTTGGGGCGAAGATGTGAACGAGTTTAAACCAGAAAGATTTTCTGAAGGTGTTTTAAAAGCGACTAAGGGAGCCACCTATCTTCCATTTAGTGCTGGCCCACGTATATGCATTGGTCAGAACTTTGCTATGCTAGAGGCGAAAATGGCTCTTGCAATGATTTTGCAACGCTTCTCTTTTGAGTTATCTCCGTCATACTCGCATGCTCCGCGCGCCATACTTACTCTGCAACCTCAGTTTGGTGCTCATTTGATTCTACACAAACTATAG